The Saccharopolyspora gregorii genomic interval GGATCCGGGCGAACAGCGTCGCGCCGGGGCCGATCTGGACGCCGCTGATCCCGGCGACGATGCCCACCGAGCAGGTGGAGCACTTCGGGGAGGACGTGCCGCTGGGCAGGCCGGGGCAGCCGGCCGAGCTCGCCGGGACCTACGTGCTGCTGGCCTCCGACGAGGCCGCATACATCTCCGGCGCGCGCATCGCGGTCACCGGCGGGGTGCCGATCCTGTGACGCCGCGCTGGTACCCGCTGCGGTTGAGCACGCCCGTCGCCCGGCACGTCTTCGGCGGCCGGGCCATCGCCGACCGGCTGGGGAGGCGGGGCCTGCCCGCGGGCCGGATCGCCGAGACCTGGGAGGTCAGCGACGTGGACGGCCGCGGCGCGGAGGTCGTGGCCGGGCCGCTGGCGGGGCGGACGCTGCGGGAGCTCACCCGCGCGCACCCCGACGAGCTGGTGGGGCCGGGCTGGCGCGGCGACCGCTTCCCGCTGCTGACCAAGTTCATCGACGGGACGGGCATGCTGCCGGTCCACGTGCACGCCGACGACGAGACCGCCCGGCGGCTCGAAGGGGAGCCGAACGGCAAGACCGAGGCCTGGCACGTGCTGGACGCCGCGCCCGGCGCCACCGCCTTCATCGGCACCCGGGAGGGCGTGGACCGGGCGGAGCTGCGCTCGGCGCTGCTCGCCGAGGACTTCGGCTCGGTGCTGCGGGAACTGCCGCTGCGCCCCGGTGACACCGTCTACGTCCCGGGCAGGACACCGCACAGCTTCGGACCGGACGCGCTGATCCACGAGATCGAGCAGACCTCCGACATCCAGCAGCACGCCATGCCGTGGAACATGCAGGACGGCTCGCCGGTCGACCCGGAGCAGCGCCGCGCGAACGTGGAGCGGCTGCTCGACGAGTGGGACCCGGCCGCCCGGCCGCACCCGACGCCGGGCCTGCGGCTGCCGCCGAGCGGGGACGCCGACCGCGTCCTGTGCTGCGCCGGACCGCACTTCGCCCTGGAGCGGTGGCGGCTCGGCACGGGAACCGAGCGGGAGCTGCCCGCCGGCCGGGTCCTGCTGCTGAGCAACGCGGGCGGGGTGGCGCGGGTGCGCAGCGCGGGCGGCGACGACGAGCTCGAACCGGGCCGGACGCTGCTGCTGCCCGCGGCGCTGGAGCG includes:
- a CDS encoding class I mannose-6-phosphate isomerase — translated: MTPRWYPLRLSTPVARHVFGGRAIADRLGRRGLPAGRIAETWEVSDVDGRGAEVVAGPLAGRTLRELTRAHPDELVGPGWRGDRFPLLTKFIDGTGMLPVHVHADDETARRLEGEPNGKTEAWHVLDAAPGATAFIGTREGVDRAELRSALLAEDFGSVLRELPLRPGDTVYVPGRTPHSFGPDALIHEIEQTSDIQQHAMPWNMQDGSPVDPEQRRANVERLLDEWDPAARPHPTPGLRLPPSGDADRVLCCAGPHFALERWRLGTGTERELPAGRVLLLSNAGGVARVRSAGGDDELEPGRTLLLPAALERASITGPADVLLGYLPDLDRDVRRPLLAAGYGPEAIAALHGG